A window from Gossypium raimondii isolate GPD5lz chromosome 7, ASM2569854v1, whole genome shotgun sequence encodes these proteins:
- the LOC105787269 gene encoding 54S ribosomal protein L24, mitochondrial, with translation MAFRGKEMMKKLLKKVGEKNLAHGVKEQLQKSIPDSKVVMNRAKRGLYAGRHIQFGNRISEDGGNKSRRSWKPNVQEKRLFSYILDRHIRVKVTTHALRCIDKAGGIDEYLLKTPYHKMDTEMGLFWKAKIEKMYEELGQMEVVFFSPEDEAKFEQGFKELKLAERAARRDARRQMYGWSGKLEEIENRRSHDGTGNAGEDSSDGDVLVANS, from the exons ATGGCTTTCAGAGGGAAGGAGATGATGAAAAAGCTGTTGAAGAAGGTGGGGGAGAAAAACCTAGCGCATGGAGTTAAGGAACAGCTTCAAAAATCCATTCCAGACAGCAAGGTCGTCATGAACCGCGCCAAACGCGGCCTTTACGCTGGCCGTCACATCCAGTTCGGCAACCGTATAAGCGAAGACGGTGGAAACAA ATCGAGGAGGAGTTGGAAGCCTAATGTACAAGAGAAGCGTCTATTTAGTTATATCTTAGATCGCCATATTCGAGTCAAAGTAACCACTCATGCCCTCCGTTGCATTGACAAGGCAGGCGGGATTGACGAGTACCTGCTGAAAACTCCCTACCACAAGATGGATACAGAAATGGGTCTGTTCTGGAAAGCTAAAATCGAGAAAATGTATGAAGAGCTTGGGCAAATGGAGGTAGTCTTCTTTTCGCCGGAGGATGAAGCAAAGTTTGAGCAAGGATTCAAAGAACTGAAGCTAGCGGAGAGAGCAGCTCGAAGGGATGCTAGAAGACAGATGTATGGATGGTCAGGGAAACTGGAAGAAATTGAGAACAGAAGAAGTCATGATGGAACTGGTAATGCCGGGGAAGATAGTTCCGATGGCGATGTGCTGGTTGCAAATTCTTGA
- the LOC105787225 gene encoding peptidyl-prolyl cis-trans isomerase FKBP42, translating into MFISGEDDKNEIGTENTAFVHGKPPQDAAGPPKVESDMEIVEENEIVTENTAFVHGEPPQDAAGPPKVESDMEILHEEVKKQIIKEGHGQKPSKYSTCFLHYRAWTETTKHKFDDTWHEQQPLELVLGKEKKEMTGLAIGVSSMKSGERALLHVGWELGYGKEGSFSFPNVPPMADILYEVELIGFDETKEGKARADMTVEERIGAADRRKMDGNSLFKEDKLEEAMQQYEMAIAYMGDDFMFQLFGKYRDMALAVKNPCHLNMAACLIKLKRYEEAVGHCSIVLSEDENNVKAMFRRGKARAELGQTDAAREDFLKARKYAPEDKAIARELRMLAEQDKAIYQKQKEIYKGIFGPRPEPKSKRGNWIIRLWHWLLSLFYYMFRRERVKAD; encoded by the exons ATGTTCATCTCAGGTGAAGATGATAAGAATGAAATAGGTACTGAAAATACTGCATTTGTGCATGGGAAACCACCTCAAGATGCTGCTGGACCTCCGAAAGTTGAATCTGATATGGAAATTGTTGAGGAGAATGAAATAGTTACTGAAAATACTGCATTTGTGCATGGGGAACCACCTCAAGATGCTGCTGGACCTCCGAAAGTTGAATCTGATATGGAAATTCTTCATGAAGAAGTAAAAAAGCAAATCATTAAGGAAGGCCATGGTCAAAAGCCATCAAAGTATTCAACATGCTTCT TGCACTACAGGGCATGGACTGAAACTACCAAGCATAAATTTGATGACACATGGCATGAACAACAACCACTTGAATTGGTCTTAGGCAAAG AGAAAAAGGAAATGACTGGTTTGGCTATAGGTGTGTCAAGTATGAAATCAGGGGAACGTGCATTGTTACATGTGGGCTGGGAATTAGGTTATGGGAAAGAAGGAAGCTTTTCTTTCCCAAACGTTCCACCAATGGCAGACATATTATATGAGGTTGAGCTTATTGGATTTGATGAAACCAAAGAA GGAAAGGCTCGTGCTGACATGACTGTAGAGGAAAGAATTGGTGCAGCAGATAGAAGAAAGATGGACGGGAATTCTTTATTCAAGGAGGATAAGCTAGAGGAGGCCATGCAACAGTATGAAATG GCCATAGCGTACATGGGTGATGACTTTATGTTCCAGTTATTTGGGAAGTATCGAGACATGGCTTTAGCTGTCAAAAATCCATGTCATCTTAACATGGCTGCTTGTTTGATAAAGCTCAAGCGCTATGAAGAAGCCGTTGGACACTGTTCCATT GTATTATCAGAAGATGAAAATAATGTGAAAGCCATGTTCAGACGTGGAAAGGCCCGAGCCGAACTCGGGCAAACGGATGCTGCGCGGGAAGACTTTCTAAAGGCTCGCAAATATGCACCTGAAGACAAAGCGATTGCAAGGGAGTTGCGTATGCTTGCAGAACAAGACAAAGCTATATACCAGAAGCAAAAAGAGATTTATAAAGGAATTTTTGGACCAAGACCTGAACCTAAATCCAAGAGAGGTAATTGGATAATCCGATTATGGCACTGGCTTCTGTCACTATTCTATTACATGTTTAGGCGTGAAAGAGTGAAAGCTGATTAG